The DNA window AGCTTCATCCTGCAGCACGCTGCAGCCATCTGCGAGTGGGTTTTCACCGTGGACATTCTGGTCTTCTACGGCACCTTCACGTATGAGTTTGGCACCGTCACCAGTGAGACCATGATGGCCGGcctgcagcagagccagcaTCACGGCTCAGGGATCATCATGGGCTCCAGGACCAGGAGTTCCACTCTGGGTGGGGCCACAAAAGGCCTGAAGTCCCCGGGGGGGAGCAGCACATCCACACATCTCAACTGCACTCCTGAGAGTATAGCCATGTTGTAGCCTAATGTGTGGGGGAGGACAGATCAGCACCAGGTCATCATCATGGTTTTTATTTGTGTCCACTAAAGGAGTGTATCACGACAGTCGTGCCACATCTGTCACATGTCCGGGGTTCTGCAGGGAGAGCCAAAAACCCATCTTATGAGTGTTTTCTAATGGTTTTATAATCAACATTAGTGATTTGTGGATCACAGCACTGGTTTTATACTAATGACATTTGAGTAcagctctttattttctttaaattctgAGATCCAGGGTCAGAATTCAGTGGGAAATTAACTAAAATAAGCCTCAAAATTCTGGCCAAGAATCGGATTGTCTTAATAAAGGCAGAATGTTTCAAACATGGTTGAAAAGGGAGAGATTTCCAActcaacaaaatgaaaaaaaaaaaaaaaatttaggCAAATTTaggttttttaaatttcaagtCAGAATTCTTTTCAaatattgggggaaaaaaatttaAATTCCTCCTCAGAATTGATCACTGGACGATTAATGCTAACATTTACTCTCCCGTGATGTCATTTGATCCACTTATCACTACTGGGATCACTGGTTTTCCTCACTGGTTCCCCACACTGGCTGCCTGGTTCCCCCATCCTGACTGACTGTGCTCACATCTTTCAGCTCTTTAGGCCTTTATTTTTCTGCACGACACACTTTGAATGAGAAATCTGAGTTAGTCTAACAGTAAAACACTGAATGTCTGCGAAGTTATCCGTTTGGTCTCTGTCCCCCCTGACAGTAAAGCAGGTTGGTGGATTTTGTTAGTCTGAAAACGGTCCGCTCGGCTGTAGCGACCGTGTCCACCCGTTCTGCTGTGGACAATTAATCTGGATCAATTGAGAGCGTTTCTGTCCTGCTGGAGTTTTTAATGCCTTTCTCGGTGCAATACTCAGCAACTGTTCAAGACACACTAACACCTTTTTCCAGTGACTTATGAACATTTcccagagggaaaaaagaagtaATTTCTAAATTCTTGTCCATGGTGATTTGACTCCAGACTGGAATCGTGGAAGCCTTATTCGGAATGATTTTTCTGACAATGTTTAGCCTTCACTGAATTTGATGCTCATAAACTTGGTGCCATAAATGTCCTGGAACCAGTTAGCAGAATGAGAACTTTccatatttattcttttttatttgtgttttttcagaCTAGAAATCAGATTATTTGTGTCATATATGTAGGGTTTTGATAAATTCCTTTGCCTTTTCAAAGTGATACATCTGCATTAGATGATTTAGGTTAGACTTAATTTatcttatttgtttcttttaaaaagaacagaaatcaaactttctgctgtgtttaacTGGATATCAGCCAGGGTGAGAAGCGTCACGTCGCCCATCTTTCATCAGGAAGCTAAATTTTACCACATTATAAAAGCTTAAAGTTAAACTCAGGTTTAAAGCACTATCCTGTCCTTACTGCTTCACTGATGCTTGCATGGACAGAGATGAATCCGGCATTAATTCTTTTAGAAATTTAACAATACTCAAAaaaacacactcccacacaaCTGGAAAATAACTGACACAAAGGTTTAAGATGCTGTTTGTTGTCATCCTGCTCGTTAGTAACTGAAAATCATgttgaaaatgtgctgaaaaCAAACTATTCTGTCTTTATACCAGGTTGAACCTTAAATCCAGTAGCTATTTTCTGGAATTGTTTTGGTTTGTGGTTTTCTACCTTCTCTTCTCACATCTACCAGGAGATGGGATGGATCTCCCTCACTAGCCTTTCTCAGCTTCTCAACTCTGCTCCTTTGGtgatttttgtttcatttattaAGCTCTCTGAATCCTACATTTGCCAAAAATCCCGAGTGGAAGCCTCCGTTGAACTGTTTCAGCTCATCATGTTGACATTGTTGTGTTCATTCAGCTGTTCTTATCATGTGGTATTAACGCCACAACACACGACTACAAATGGCAGCTCGCATGATTTtagtcatcttttttttttagcactgCTCAAAAATGCACAATTTATTTGTCATTCTGTTGAAATGTTCACTTTAGAAAGACTGCCTAACCTCATTATGTCTTAAACAAAAATCTATAAAAGCCCCACTTTTCTGATCTGAAATGCAAGTCCACAGATGATTTCGTTTCTTTTATAAAATCTGTAAATATGTATGATTTGTCTGTCATTTAAGTATTTCATTTGACAGAGATTTATAtacaaatatgaaataaaaatgaaagtatTACAGTTTGCCTCTGTCACATTTACCATACATCTTTGGCCCTGTCTTACACACCAGAAACATGTATATTCCCTGGGAGGATATTCCGATTTACATCCCATAAAAAGTTGGATATAAATCAgaatgttttgggtttgttcTGACCCACAACCCCGTGCTCGGTGGATGATGCATCATGTGACTGACAGAACAGCCGACAGTAAGAAATGTAGCTCTGAATACTGATATTGGGCATGGGCAAGAGGGGCAGAAGAGAATAATAGAGAAATTATAATTTAACATTTTCTAATGAGACAAATGTctgatttaataaaataataaataactaCTCAAAATTAAGCAGGGAATGCAAACAACCTTGGTGTGCTGAAATTCATCAGTTTaattttcttaaataaatcCATTGCGACTGCTGCGATAGgcaccaaaaataaatgaaacaaaataaccTCACCAACGTCcataaacaaaaaataacttCTTAGTTAAAAGCCTTTTCAGGATATAACTGAGCATTTCACTTCTTTCTTTTGAACCCACCAAGTCAAATTAGCATGTTATTATCTGATAATATCTTCTGCTATTTAAAATATTCCTCAGGGCTGTCAAACAACGGTGCCATCACGTGTACATGGCTCCATGCAGGTCCTCGAGACGGTGTTCCCTCTGCCTCTGTCGCTCCTACAAGACAAAATCAGAATTCAACTGAACAGGCAGCATACTGGCATAACAAGAGGGAAAGGATGAAAGAACTCACTTTGTCCTTTTTAAATTCCTCATAGTCTGGATTATCCGTTGGCAATTCAAGCCGGCAGAGCGGACAGGAATTGGTCTTGGAgagaaaacatgcaaaacatTTTGTGTCAAATGTCTGGCACCACAAGttatatctaaaaaaaaaccgTACTGACATTACCTTTCCTAACCAGGGCAAGATACATCCTGAGTGGAAAAGGTGTTTACAAGGCATCTCACGAACCGTCTCCTGTTCCTCAAACTCCAGTAAACACACAGGACACTTGAGACCTTTATCTGtataaacacaacacaagaCTGAAGGAACACGTCCTAAAACCACACAATGATATTCCGAGATGGAACATGGTTTCTTCTGCCTGTCATTGGCTGTCACCTGCTTGTTCTGGAGAAATTATCACCACAGTGAGCTTCTGAACTGCAGCTTTAGCAGCTGGGGGAGGAAGACGCTGGTCCCAGTCCGACAGGTCCAAGGTCCCTGGGTCCATAAGGTCCAAGCCCTGCATCAGAGACCTGCAGACACAGTCAGTTACACACCGGGATTCCTCCTGAACAACCAACACATCCATCTTATGGGAATTGGTCACCTGGCCAGTTCTAGGAGTGCGTTCTGCCGGTACTGCTCATCAGGGTTGGTGGGTTCACAGTTGTGTTCATCAAAATATGAAGCCATATCAAAAAAACGTCAGTGTCCTCTGACAAGTGGACGAAGACAATCGGTCAATGCAAAACCCACAGATgaaaaatgattcatttcattttctagACGCCCTTCTGGTATTGATAATTATTTGTCAATTCGTGGCAGAAACGATTAATTGAACTATCTAATGATTACTGAACCGCAAGTCTGCtatctttattgttttttttcttgaaggaaGTTAAAAACAACGGTAGGAAACTTTCTGGAGTAGACCTTCAGCAATAAAGCCGATATTAGTGAGAAACCCATGAAGCTAAGAAATgtaataaacaaaataaaggttGATCGATCTAACAAATCACTCAAGTTAAatataatggaaaaaaaatgaacagcTTCCCTGTAAAATATTTCTAGTAACAGAAGTTATTTCTACTTACTTGACAGCTTAGTGTAACAATAATCAAGTCATTCTTCCGGTGTTACAACCGACCAATCACCGACTCTGATTCGTCTGCTTCTTCTGGAACGTAGTCTGAGAATGTGGTAATACTGCCACCCAGCGGCTAAGAGGTCAAATCGGTGGCATTTAAAAAGATATTCCTACAGCAGTGTCTGTTTatataaaatatcaaaaatcaaatcaaatcaaacataaGTTCACTACTACACAAAAGGTGATACACTGCTCTTCTTAGAACAAACAAAcgaatctattttttttatttttgggtgGACGTTATCAAAGACGTGTAATTGAGGACTACACTAACCAAGATGCCTCGCTGCACTACTAAACTACACAGTGGCAGGACAAGCTACATCCGGGTTCCTTCGGTTCGTACTTGGCGACCCGTCGCCATTAGTGCAGGCTCGCCTAAGTCGGTCTACTTTTTGTGCTGCAACACTTTGTGTTGTCTTAAAATTATTTCTTTGGCTTTCAGAAACATTTAAAGGTTGGAAAGTTCATATTGGTTTCCCTTACGAGGAAGAAGTTGACGGTCGGGGGGCCCCGCGTGGCGAGCTTTCGTCCTCTCTTCTAGAAGTGCTGCAGAACTTGAGACGCTCGAATCGTGTCTCTATTTTTTCTCGTTTGGCTTTGTAATCAAGATGTCGCCGTAATGGGGTCCCCGCGTCTGAAAGAAATGATTCACGGCCTTCGCCGCACTCACCGCAGCCCGTTTTGTGACTCCGTTTTTCTGTCTGGCACCGGAGAGCTCGGTGGCTCTCTACCCGGAGCTCGGCCTCGTCACCACTCACTGCACGGAGACAAACATGGAGAAAACCGCCAacagcaacaccagcaccaAGGTCCCACCCCGTTCCAGCTCCACAGGCCCAATTCCGGGCGAAACTAAATCCAAGACAGGTGAACCCTCTGCACATATGTGGATCCCGGATAGCATGCTAGCACCAGCGGGCCTGCGGGGCCCTGTGGCGCGGCTTGTTTATCAGCCTGACGTCGCTGTCAAAACACTCAGGGGGAAACGAGAAGCTGAGATAACGTTGGCCCATTTGTGCCACTTCACACagaagagttttgtttttagcGTGACCATGTATCGCCAGCTGTTTAAAATTAAGACACAACCATGTTTATCATTACAAGCACATTCAGAAAAGTCAGAAGTGTGATCTTGAGGACTAACGTCGTTGTTTTTGACTAATATACAAATATGCATGTGCAGTGAGACACGGTTGGACTCAAGCGGAGttgacttttattcatttacactATCTTTGTCTTATTTCAGAAAGCAAAAATAATGGAGGCTCCAAGCGCTACAGCCGCAAGCGTGAGCCCTCCTTTCCCAAAAGCGACACTTTTCCTGGCCCTCGCCGCACCAATTCACAGAAAGGCAAGAATTTTGACAAGAGACCCCCTCAGAGAGGTGGGCGACAGTATGGAGTTGCAGGTGGAGGACGACGTGAGGAGGTGATTTGGGATTTCAAAACTTTTTCAAGTtcagcatccatccattctgcaatgtaaaaaaagaaaaacgtaCTTTCTGTTTTTGCAGGTAGCAGAGGCACGCCGGGCCGAGTTTAGCCCGGCTCAGTTTGCTGGACCCAAAAAAATCAGCCTGAATCACTTGTTGAACTTCACCTTTGAACCCCGTGGAGGGAACGGTGGAGATGGAGGCCATGCCTGCTGGGGCCACCGGAACAAATGGggccacaaacacaaacccttCAACAAGGAACTTTTCCTACAGGCCAAGTGAGCCCCCGTTCACACCCACCTCCCCACACCACAAGACCTAAAAATGTGACCTTTGggcattttgtgtgtttcagttgCCAGTTTGTGGTGAATGATGAGCAGGACTACAAGGCTCACTTCACTGACCCAGACACCCTGGTTAACTGGGACTGTGTGCAGCAAGTGGTGAGTGCTCTCCAGAAACTCCAGAACTTTACTGAGTGCTCTGCAAGAGCAATTTCACAGTCAATTTAGAAATTTCACAGCTAAGGCTTCATCTCCATTAATATGTATTCATCTCAGATTCTAAGTATGCGACCTGTCAGACCCCATCAGTCTGCCTCCTAGAATTAACGGTGAACTAGAGTTGATAAAAGTATTTTAAACTCTTGTGCATTTAACAAACGTCCaccttatgtgtgtgtgaagcgcATCAACAGCCATGAGGTGCCATCGTGCCCCATCTGCCTGTACCCACCCTTGGCCGCGCGCATCACTCGCTGCGGTCACATCTTCTGCTGGCCGTGCATGCTGCACTACCTGAGTCTGAGTGACAAGAGCTGGTCCAAGTGCCCCATCTGCTACGAGGCCGTCCACACAGCCGACCTGAAGAGGTAGACCAGATGAAAACCCAATATCTGGACGTAGAAAGAAGGACCAATCAAAACAATgacctgttgttgttgctccttCAGTGTGGTCGCTATGGAAACCAGGCAGTATGTAGTTGGTGATGTAATCACCATGCGTctgatgaggagggaaaagggcTCTTTGGTGGCAATGCCCAGCTCTCAGTGGGAGAAGGTAGAGGAACCAGTTCGCTTCGGAGGTGAGAGACCATAACGCCTTTTCTCTTCTGggcaatttgtttttttttctttcaccaaCGTGACTTTTCCCCTCCCCAGATACTCGTCTTAGCCCGTATTCAAAGCTGCTGTTGACTTCGCCGTCGCAGGCTCTGAGgatggtggaggaagagaaggctGTCCTGCAGGCGCAGCTCAGCCTGGAAGACGATGCTCAGGGCTGCTTCATCCAGAGCGCCCTCTGCCTGCTGAAGGTAGCAACAGCAAGTGTTCACAGAACCAAATCTTGAGATTGAGGAAAATGGAGCCATCATTTAGTTTATTTGAGTAGACGAATGATTTGCTGTTGGAATTCCAGGAGCGAGAAGAAATgctgctgaagcagcagaaggtgaACTCCCCCGATGTTCTCAAGATGTCATCTCTTACTCTGGAGGAAgagtcttcttctgtggtggacGTCCCAACAAAGACAAGCAGCTCCAAGGTGGGTGTAAACTTATTCTTCTGAagtctttttgtgtgttcttcTGAACCAACCCGTCTCCCTGTTTCAGGCGGTGCTGGAGTACTCCTCTGCCTTCGATGACCTTGTGATGGCGGCTTCAGAAGTGGCCCCTGCAGAGCCACCAACCTCACCTCAAGACATTCTGGAATGTGTGTTAGAAGAACCTCCAGAGGCTATGATGGATCCAACTCCAGAACTAGAGAAAGCTGAGGAGAAGTCGGGTCGGGCCCCATCAACTGTGGTGCACGGACCTAACTACTACTTCTATCAAGGTGAGTCCCTTCCTGTCCTCATGAGCATTATTTAGAAGAGGTGAAACTCATTGGACTCATTTTGGTCGCTTCCCTCCAGCCGACGACTGCCAGCAAATGTTCCTCCATCCTGTGAACATTCGCTGTTTGCTGCGTGAGTACGGCAGCCTGGAGGCCAGTCCGGACTACATCACCGCAGCGGTGGTGGAGATAGTCGGGCACACGGTCACTGAGGTCGGCACCCACACCCAACCCTTTCTGAAGTCTGATTCCCTAcgctcctttattttttttttaaatgcgcCTTTTGGAATTGCTGCAGGAGATCCGTCGTCGACATCGCTATCTGGCTCACCTGCCGCTCACCTGTGAGTTCAGCATCTGCGAGTTGGTGCTGCAGCCGCCGGTTCTGTCCAAGGAAACTCTGGAGACGTTTGCAGGTATGGACAGTGCTCCGTccggcagtgtgtgtgtgttcggacGTCCTTTTAAAGGTCTAACGAGCGTCTTGTTGCCAGATGAGCTGGAGAAGCGGAAGCGCATGAGGCAGAAGAAGTTAAGGGAGGAGAAGCGTCGCGAGAAGAGGATCGAGATGGAGGAGAACAAGAAGCAGGGGAAATGTAAGCGACGATGTCAGAGGCCTGAACGCACGCCTGAGAGAACCTGCACTCACCTGTGGAACCACGTCTCTCACAGATCCCGAGGTCCATATCGGATTAGAGAACCTCCAGCATTTCCCAGCCTTCGGGTCTCCTCCTCACAACAGCAGCCCCCCGGAGCAGCCAGCCTTCACAGTggaccccccctcacccctcagcaGCAGTCCTTCTGGTGAGCTGTCGGTAGTTCTTCCATGCACCAAAAAGGCTCCAGTAAGTCAGTGCAGTGAggtgaaaatgcaatatttaaacatcttttttcCCTCGCAGATGGGTCGAGATTCCCGGTTCTGGCAGGTCAGAGTTTGGCCCCCAGTGTGGGCAGCATGGAGGATGACTCCCACTGCGTGTCGTTTGCTCAGGTAAGTCCGAGAAAGGAAAACAGAACCACCGCTGCTTCTCGACCCGCGTACACGATGACGTTTATCCTGCACAGATGCTGCGAGACGGGAAAGCCAGAGCAGACGCTGGCCTCCGGGCGACTCCCAAGAAGGGTAAATCGGTGTATTTACAGCGCTGCTCGCCTTTAATCGCCGTCCTCCGTTTTGTGACACTGGCTCCGTCATGCGTGTGCTGCAGATAAACTGCTCGCTCCACCGGCAGCAGACAGCGACGGAGAGAGCGACGGGTCCGACCGGGTTCCTGTGCCGAGCTTCCAGAACTCTTTCAGTCAGGCCATTGAAAAggccctgctgcagctggacagcGAGGCCGTGGGGGTGCCGCTGCCCGTCGTGGAGCCAGGTCCGGCGTCTTCTGTCATTAGTGGTTTCAGAACTGGTCTCCCAGG is part of the Takifugu rubripes chromosome 21, fTakRub1.2, whole genome shotgun sequence genome and encodes:
- the rnf181 gene encoding E3 ubiquitin-protein ligase RNF181 produces the protein MASYFDEHNCEPTNPDEQYRQNALLELARSLMQGLDLMDPGTLDLSDWDQRLPPPAAKAAVQKLTVVIISPEQADKGLKCPVCLLEFEEQETVREMPCKHLFHSGCILPWLGKTNSCPLCRLELPTDNPDYEEFKKDKERQRQREHRLEDLHGAMYT
- the rnf10 gene encoding E3 ubiquitin-protein ligase RNF10, encoding MEKTANSNTSTKVPPRSSSTGPIPGETKSKTESKNNGGSKRYSRKREPSFPKSDTFPGPRRTNSQKGKNFDKRPPQRGGRQYGVAGGGRREEVAEARRAEFSPAQFAGPKKISLNHLLNFTFEPRGGNGGDGGHACWGHRNKWGHKHKPFNKELFLQANCQFVVNDEQDYKAHFTDPDTLVNWDCVQQVRINSHEVPSCPICLYPPLAARITRCGHIFCWPCMLHYLSLSDKSWSKCPICYEAVHTADLKSVVAMETRQYVVGDVITMRLMRREKGSLVAMPSSQWEKVEEPVRFGDTRLSPYSKLLLTSPSQALRMVEEEKAVLQAQLSLEDDAQGCFIQSALCLLKEREEMLLKQQKVNSPDVLKMSSLTLEEESSSVVDVPTKTSSSKAVLEYSSAFDDLVMAASEVAPAEPPTSPQDILECVLEEPPEAMMDPTPELEKAEEKSGRAPSTVVHGPNYYFYQADDCQQMFLHPVNIRCLLREYGSLEASPDYITAAVVEIVGHTVTEEIRRRHRYLAHLPLTCEFSICELVLQPPVLSKETLETFADELEKRKRMRQKKLREEKRREKRIEMEENKKQGKYPEVHIGLENLQHFPAFGSPPHNSSPPEQPAFTVDPPSPLSSSPSDGSRFPVLAGQSLAPSVGSMEDDSHCVSFAQMLRDGKARADAGLRATPKKDKLLAPPAADSDGESDGSDRVPVPSFQNSFSQAIEKALLQLDSEAVGVPLPVVEPDEKGGKKKKKKQKILFSTSMVHTK